Proteins encoded in a region of the Paramagnetospirillum magneticum AMB-1 genome:
- a CDS encoding DUF411 domain-containing protein: MKTVAVFLFALFATLPALAAEREVTMWKSPTCGCCEGWAEHMRQSGYKVKSVDVDDIDQIKRAYGIPAPLQSCHTAKVDGYLLEGHVPAEAVDRLLTEKPRTRGIASPGMPMGSPGMGGPKEDNVVHSFGPEGTKVFGRY; the protein is encoded by the coding sequence ATGAAGACCGTCGCCGTTTTCCTGTTCGCCCTGTTCGCCACCCTGCCGGCCTTGGCCGCCGAGCGCGAGGTGACCATGTGGAAGTCCCCCACCTGCGGCTGTTGCGAAGGCTGGGCCGAGCATATGCGCCAATCCGGCTACAAGGTGAAGTCCGTGGACGTGGACGACATCGACCAGATCAAGCGGGCCTACGGCATTCCCGCCCCCCTGCAGTCCTGCCACACCGCCAAGGTGGACGGCTATCTGCTGGAGGGTCATGTCCCCGCCGAGGCGGTGGACCGCCTGCTGACGGAAAAGCCCCGGACGCGAGGCATCGCCTCGCCCGGCATGCCCATGGGCTCGCCCGGAATGGGGGGACCGAAGGAGGACAACGTGGTCCACAGCTTCGGCCCCGAAGGAACCAAGGTGTTCGGGCGGTACTGA
- a CDS encoding cytochrome c: MKTRLLTLALLLVVPSALAHGTMVAFFGGQIAESGDYRAEFAVRDGAIRVWLRDHDDKPVKASGKATLLLNGQKLEADLAAKDDGLTAPVPVKAKDKLAAVLGLVVDGKPVSVRFQQAEMVAPTVSGPAEAGRKTFEAVCATCHGGALRGTDNGPPLLHPFYALGSAHGDDVILAAMNDGAKAHMWKFGDMPKPQGLKPGQDKEVLAYIRAVQAANGLGGAPATAAADPHAGHGH; this comes from the coding sequence ATGAAGACACGCCTTCTCACCCTGGCCCTGCTGCTGGTGGTGCCCTCGGCCCTGGCCCACGGCACCATGGTCGCCTTTTTCGGCGGCCAGATCGCCGAGAGCGGCGACTACCGCGCCGAATTCGCCGTGCGCGACGGCGCCATCCGCGTCTGGCTGCGCGATCACGACGACAAGCCGGTGAAGGCCTCGGGCAAGGCCACCCTGCTGCTGAACGGCCAGAAGCTGGAGGCCGACCTGGCCGCCAAGGACGACGGTCTGACCGCCCCGGTGCCGGTCAAAGCCAAGGACAAGCTGGCCGCCGTGCTGGGCCTGGTGGTGGACGGCAAGCCGGTCTCGGTGCGCTTCCAGCAGGCCGAGATGGTGGCTCCCACCGTCAGTGGCCCGGCCGAGGCGGGCCGCAAGACCTTCGAGGCGGTGTGCGCCACCTGCCATGGAGGAGCCTTGCGCGGCACCGACAATGGCCCGCCCCTGCTGCATCCCTTCTACGCCCTGGGCTCGGCCCATGGCGACGACGTGATCCTGGCGGCCATGAACGACGGCGCCAAGGCCCATATGTGGAAGTTCGGCGACATGCCCAAGCCCCAGGGACTGAAGCCCGGCCAGGACAAGGAGGTGCTGGCCTATATCCGCGCCGTGCAGGCGGCCAACGGCCTGGGGGGAGCGCCGGCGACGGCGGCGGCCGATCCCCATGCCGGACACGGACATTGA